Proteins from one uncultured Anaeromusa sp. genomic window:
- a CDS encoding ISL3 family transposase, which translates to MLDIQCTTFLLNLEEAYIIDSTATTLTIEMPRKAHICPVCKQRTDKIHDYRLQKVKHIPLLHKSYELFFRKRRYYCPHCTKRFAETVPFLGKFQRMSHLLKQFVISQFSNMKSATEIARQAHISVTTALRLFDHVSYPKPLLPEVLAIDEFKGNAAKEKFQCILANPKTKTTLDILKNRKSEDLYEYFTEFPLEQRQNVQHVVMDLSKLFRSVVKTSFPNAQIVADKFHVCRLANWAMEAVRKDVQKDFSDHRRKYFKKSRFLLLKRHKNLIKDEDKEQLSLMLQVSERLRHAYRLKELFYEAMDSSGSKEYALRFQRWQQEVLQHNLPQFTRLMNTVIEWKQEIVAALETGYSNGYIEGCNNRTKVLKRTCYGLRNFERMRNRILYLAGTKNR; encoded by the coding sequence ATGCTCGATATTCAGTGTACTACATTTCTCTTAAACTTAGAAGAGGCCTATATAATTGATTCTACAGCTACGACTCTTACGATTGAAATGCCTCGCAAAGCCCACATATGCCCTGTTTGTAAACAGCGCACTGATAAAATCCACGATTATCGGTTGCAAAAGGTGAAACACATTCCCTTGCTGCATAAATCTTACGAACTGTTTTTTCGCAAGCGCCGCTATTATTGCCCTCATTGCACGAAGCGCTTTGCGGAAACTGTTCCTTTTCTTGGCAAATTTCAGCGTATGAGCCACTTGCTAAAACAATTTGTCATCTCGCAGTTTTCCAATATGAAATCCGCCACTGAAATTGCTAGGCAGGCCCATATTTCCGTCACTACCGCGTTGCGCCTTTTCGATCATGTTTCCTATCCTAAACCACTGCTGCCAGAGGTACTGGCGATTGACGAGTTTAAAGGAAATGCTGCAAAAGAGAAATTTCAATGCATTTTGGCGAATCCCAAAACGAAAACCACCTTGGATATTTTAAAAAATCGCAAATCCGAAGACCTTTATGAATACTTTACTGAGTTTCCCTTGGAGCAGCGCCAGAACGTTCAACATGTGGTTATGGACCTTAGCAAGTTGTTCCGCAGCGTGGTAAAAACCAGCTTTCCGAATGCCCAAATTGTAGCCGATAAATTTCATGTTTGTCGACTTGCTAATTGGGCTATGGAAGCGGTGCGTAAAGACGTGCAAAAAGACTTTTCGGACCATCGCAGAAAGTATTTCAAGAAAAGTCGTTTCCTACTTCTGAAACGACATAAAAACCTAATAAAAGACGAGGATAAAGAACAACTCTCTTTGATGCTGCAAGTGTCTGAACGATTACGGCACGCCTATCGCTTAAAAGAACTTTTCTATGAAGCGATGGACAGCTCCGGCAGCAAAGAATATGCTTTGCGATTTCAGCGTTGGCAACAAGAGGTTTTACAGCATAATCTTCCTCAATTTACTCGATTGATGAATACCGTAATCGAATGGAAACAAGAAATTGTGGCCGCCCTTGAAACCGGATACAGCAACGGCTATATCGAAGGCTGCAACAACCGAACCAAAGTCTTAAAACGAACTTGCTATGGCCTGCGTAATTTTGAGCGAATGCGTAACCGTATCCTCTATCTTGCGGGTACTAAAAATAGATAG
- a CDS encoding class III signal peptide-containing protein, which produces MKLLISFLKNKGQTTVEYSLMLLLVFLAAVGAISLLGTGVQEIYNDIINRGQEL; this is translated from the coding sequence ATGAAGTTGCTGATCTCTTTTTTAAAGAACAAAGGGCAAACAACGGTCGAGTATTCCTTAATGCTGCTGCTTGTTTTTCTTGCTGCCGTTGGTGCTATATCTTTGCTTGGTACGGGAGTCCAAGAGATTTATAATGATATAATTAATCGGGGGCAAGAGCTATAA
- a CDS encoding HDOD domain-containing protein has product MEVFVARQPIFDSKIEVVAYELLYRNGMLNRAEPIDDNQATTDVLTNVFLQMGIDTIAEGKRAFVNFNEALLLQEVPQLLPSHILAVEILETVTPNEAVLQACKKLKQEGYWIVLDDFLPAPEWIPLARIADIIKVDFKNPQSLETRNYLLRHDVHQPEYLAEKIETKEEFMQARKQGYAYFQGYFFQKPIILSQKGMPLVSIQHWRLLKELYAENVDLRRFEEIVKRDMSLTFLLLKYVNSAFFSFRSPIQSIRHAAVLLGQRELAKWLALVTLRNLGQDQPSEVLHVSVLRGRHCELIAACLPRCRMAMEQFFFAGLFSLLDVFIGKSLADILEYLPVAEEVKQALLGGKNTLNTVLNLVIAYERGQWWEVQQYSDELKLPYDQLAPTYISAICWEQELFRNKS; this is encoded by the coding sequence ATGGAGGTTTTTGTTGCCAGACAACCTATTTTCGACAGTAAAATTGAGGTAGTGGCGTATGAACTGCTTTATCGCAATGGCATGCTCAATCGTGCCGAACCGATTGATGATAACCAAGCCACTACCGACGTACTCACCAATGTTTTTTTGCAAATGGGCATTGATACCATTGCCGAAGGGAAACGGGCTTTTGTGAATTTTAATGAAGCCTTATTGCTGCAAGAAGTTCCGCAATTATTGCCTTCCCATATCCTGGCAGTAGAAATTCTAGAGACGGTTACACCCAACGAGGCAGTGCTGCAGGCCTGCAAAAAGCTGAAACAAGAAGGCTATTGGATTGTGCTGGATGATTTTCTGCCAGCGCCGGAGTGGATTCCTTTGGCTAGAATCGCCGATATAATAAAAGTGGACTTTAAAAATCCCCAAAGTCTTGAGACTAGGAATTATTTGCTGCGCCATGATGTTCACCAGCCGGAATATTTGGCGGAAAAGATAGAGACTAAAGAAGAATTTATGCAGGCGCGCAAACAAGGATATGCTTATTTTCAAGGTTATTTTTTTCAAAAACCAATTATTTTATCGCAAAAAGGAATGCCGTTGGTGAGCATTCAGCATTGGCGGCTGTTGAAAGAACTTTATGCCGAGAATGTTGATTTGAGAAGGTTTGAAGAAATTGTTAAACGCGATATGTCATTAACGTTTTTACTTTTAAAGTATGTTAATTCGGCATTTTTTAGCTTTCGTTCGCCGATTCAATCGATTCGTCATGCCGCAGTTCTGCTTGGACAGCGTGAATTGGCAAAATGGCTGGCCTTGGTGACCTTGCGTAATTTGGGACAGGATCAACCTTCTGAAGTGTTGCATGTGTCCGTGTTAAGAGGAAGGCATTGTGAATTGATTGCGGCGTGCTTGCCTCGCTGCAGGATGGCAATGGAGCAATTCTTTTTTGCAGGCTTGTTTTCGTTGCTGGATGTATTTATAGGCAAGTCGCTGGCGGATATTTTAGAATACTTGCCTGTTGCCGAAGAAGTGAAACAGGCGTTGTTGGGAGGAAAAAATACCTTAAATACGGTGTTGAATTTAGTTATTGCTTATGAACGAGGTCAATGGTGGGAAGTACAGCAATATAGTGATGAACTGAAACTTCCGTATGATCAACTGGCTCCGACCTACATTTCTGCAATTTGCTGGGAGCAAGAGTTGTTTAGAAATAAATCATAA
- the pruA gene encoding L-glutamate gamma-semialdehyde dehydrogenase, with translation MNNAYFEVKHPVNEPIKGYMPDAPETLALKEELQRQLEAFVEVPLIIAGQEVRTTHKEKIICPHDHQHVLGEYYIAGESELNLAIAAAEAARREWEHMPWEHRASIFLKAADLLTGKYRAKLAASCMLGQSKNPFQAEIDIICELADFLRFNPYYLQEIYKQQPLSTDGVWNRVEYRALDGFVAAITPFNFTSIGGNLCTAPAMAGNTVLWKPSSTAVLSNYYFMQILMEAGLPAGVINFLPCRGADFGKIVINHPKMAGFHFTGSTNVFNSIWSQVGQNIANYVTYPRLVGETGGKDFIFAHKSADVEALTSALVLGSFEYQGQKCSAASRAYLPASLWTEVKPRLEKAVAAVTMGDVCDFRNLMNAVIDRNSFNNIKNYVDYAKASPDAEVILGGGCDDSVGFFVEPTVILAKTPTFKTMVEEIFGPVLTIYVYPDAELEETLQACDTATVYGLTGAVFAQDRSAIIKIAEALDHAAGNFYINDKPTGAVVGQQPFGGSRASGTNDKAGSAVNLHRWISQRAIKEVLAPRTTTTYPYMTEK, from the coding sequence ATGAACAACGCCTATTTTGAAGTCAAACATCCTGTCAATGAGCCTATTAAAGGCTATATGCCGGACGCCCCGGAAACACTAGCCTTAAAAGAAGAATTACAGCGCCAACTGGAGGCGTTCGTGGAAGTCCCGCTCATCATCGCCGGACAAGAAGTCCGTACAACGCACAAAGAAAAAATCATCTGTCCTCACGATCATCAGCACGTTTTAGGCGAATACTATATCGCAGGCGAATCGGAACTCAACTTGGCCATCGCCGCCGCCGAAGCCGCCCGGCGCGAATGGGAGCATATGCCTTGGGAACACCGCGCCAGCATCTTTCTGAAAGCGGCGGACCTGCTCACAGGCAAATATCGCGCCAAGTTAGCCGCTTCCTGCATGCTCGGTCAAAGTAAAAACCCCTTCCAAGCGGAAATCGATATTATCTGCGAGCTCGCTGATTTCTTGCGTTTCAATCCCTACTACCTCCAAGAAATCTACAAACAACAGCCGCTTAGCACCGATGGTGTCTGGAACCGCGTAGAATATCGGGCCTTGGACGGCTTTGTCGCGGCCATTACGCCCTTTAACTTCACTTCCATCGGCGGCAACTTATGTACCGCTCCGGCCATGGCTGGCAACACCGTGCTGTGGAAACCGTCTTCCACAGCTGTTCTTTCCAACTACTACTTCATGCAAATTCTTATGGAAGCCGGTTTACCCGCTGGCGTAATCAACTTCCTGCCTTGCCGCGGCGCTGATTTCGGCAAAATCGTTATCAATCATCCCAAAATGGCAGGGTTTCATTTCACAGGTTCTACCAATGTCTTCAACAGTATTTGGAGCCAAGTCGGCCAAAACATCGCCAACTATGTTACCTATCCGCGACTGGTAGGCGAAACCGGCGGCAAAGATTTCATCTTCGCCCACAAGTCGGCTGATGTAGAGGCTTTGACAAGCGCACTTGTTCTGGGCTCCTTTGAATATCAAGGCCAAAAGTGCTCCGCCGCTTCTCGCGCTTATCTTCCCGCAAGCCTGTGGACCGAAGTAAAACCCCGCTTGGAAAAAGCAGTAGCAGCGGTCACTATGGGAGATGTTTGCGACTTCAGAAACTTGATGAACGCCGTTATTGACCGTAATTCTTTCAACAACATCAAGAACTACGTGGACTATGCCAAGGCCTCCCCAGATGCGGAAGTTATCCTCGGCGGCGGCTGCGACGACAGCGTTGGTTTCTTCGTAGAGCCTACGGTCATCTTGGCCAAAACACCTACCTTTAAAACCATGGTAGAGGAAATTTTCGGACCTGTCCTAACTATCTATGTATACCCTGACGCTGAGCTGGAAGAAACCCTGCAAGCTTGCGACACCGCTACTGTATACGGCTTGACCGGCGCTGTCTTCGCCCAAGACCGCAGCGCCATCATCAAAATTGCTGAAGCGTTGGATCATGCAGCGGGCAACTTCTACATCAACGACAAGCCCACAGGCGCCGTTGTCGGCCAACAGCCTTTTGGAGGCAGCCGCGCTTCCGGCACCAACGACAAAGCCGGCAGCGCCGTCAACCTACACCGCTGGATCAGCCAGCGCGCCATTAAAGAAGTGCTTGCGCCCCGCACCACGACGACCTACCCTTACATGACTGAAAAATAA
- a CDS encoding LysR family transcriptional regulator: MLTSKYYIFSTIAELGSLSKAADKLSMAQSGVSYAISTLESELGFALFKRERSGMRLTPNGERILVHVKQILHHEEQLYQESLAIKGIETGLVRIGTLSSVSMQWLPGILASFHKDYPQIEVKTYLGCYDEMNDWISNKTIDFGFVSLPISKAFEVRPLYKDRLQVILPPQHSLRQQKSITFSQIRNEQFIMPQWGADDNIRRMLLENGVQLQVQYELMEERTILAMVQLGLGISILPELILEHVPPDVHLIPLEPEEHRIIGLAALSFKQLPPAAKKFVQCAHAWLAAKDFLTFTDTDE, from the coding sequence TTGCTTACTTCTAAGTATTATATTTTTAGCACCATTGCCGAACTCGGCAGTCTCAGCAAGGCTGCCGACAAACTAAGCATGGCCCAATCCGGCGTCAGTTACGCGATCTCAACGCTCGAAAGCGAGCTAGGTTTTGCTCTCTTCAAACGAGAACGCTCCGGCATGCGCTTAACACCTAACGGCGAACGCATCCTTGTACACGTGAAACAAATTTTACATCACGAAGAGCAACTGTACCAAGAATCCTTAGCTATTAAAGGCATTGAAACCGGTCTAGTACGCATCGGTACTTTATCAAGCGTTTCCATGCAATGGCTTCCCGGCATCCTTGCTTCGTTTCACAAAGACTATCCCCAGATTGAAGTCAAAACCTATCTGGGCTGCTACGACGAAATGAACGATTGGATTTCCAATAAAACGATCGACTTTGGCTTTGTTTCCTTGCCCATCTCCAAAGCTTTTGAAGTTCGCCCCTTGTATAAAGATCGGCTCCAGGTGATTCTGCCGCCGCAGCATTCGCTTCGCCAACAAAAATCCATTACCTTCTCGCAAATTCGCAACGAACAATTCATCATGCCGCAATGGGGAGCCGATGATAATATACGTCGTATGCTTCTTGAGAACGGCGTACAATTACAAGTCCAATACGAACTTATGGAAGAACGCACCATCCTAGCCATGGTCCAGCTCGGACTTGGCATCAGCATCCTGCCCGAACTCATTTTAGAGCATGTGCCGCCAGACGTGCACTTAATCCCGCTAGAGCCAGAGGAGCACCGCATCATCGGCTTAGCGGCCCTTTCCTTTAAGCAACTGCCTCCAGCTGCCAAAAAATTTGTGCAATGCGCCCATGCATGGCTCGCTGCGAAAGATTTTTTAACATTTACCGATACAGATGAATAA